In Clostridium omnivorum, the DNA window GATGTCTATAAAAGTCCATTATACTTTTGCCTGTGACTTCTTTGTAAATTACTTTAAGTGTAGTTTTGCTGAGATTACAGAAGGAAGCTACATCTTCAAATTGAATAGTGGAATAAAGATTTTTGCTTAAATAATTCTCTATCTGCTTAGCTATTTCTTCATGATACTGTTGTTTTGATTCGGCAGACATTCTTTCTACCTTATCAATACTAGAGTTTTCTCTTAAAAGGTATATTAAAAGCTGTTCAAGATAGATTTTTATTAATTGTTCAGAACCCTTGGGAGGAGATGGTTGTCTATTTAATTTGATTTCTTGTTTTACAAAGTCAGTCTTGATGGGAAGCTTAAAGCATAGGTTAGCTTCCTTAGCTATTTGAGACAATAGATCTTTACAAGTACGATTTAATTTTGAAATTTTATTTTCAAAGTATTTCATTTCAGGTGAAGAGCAGCAAAAGGAGATAACCATGATATTAGGAGCCACTTTTCCGTTGCACCACTGACTGTGAAATTCATTTGGCTTATGAAAGATAGCTTCACCTTGATTTAAAACATACATATTTTCGTCGGCGAGTATTGAAAGTTCACCTTTATCTATATAGACGATTTCCCAGAAGTTATGTGATTCGCCGTAGAATTTATAGTTTTTAGAGAATTCAAAGTAGTGAATAGTTACTACACTGTTAATAACAATATCTTCTTTTAAATCAGTTTTTACAAATTTCATAGCACTACCCCCTGATAGTAATTATTCTAGGAGTTCTTTTGTTATCAACATAAGTATATCATAAAAATACGAATGCAAAATATTGCATAGCATAAAAATATTTATTTGGAGGAAGATCCTAAAAAGGCTTTTATGGGTAAACTCATATTTTAATCCGCAAGGTTGGTTTACCCAGTGTTCTCAGTAAAAGGAGGAAGAAATATGAGAAAATACAGACTTGGAATAATCGGTACAGGAATGAGAACCATGTTTTTCATTAATGAGCTTTTAAAACATGGAAGGTTTGAAATAAAGGCTATATCAGATATACACCAAGAGAATATGGACTTACTTTGCAGCAGATATGAGGCAGAATGGGATAAATACAAGGACTATAAAATGTTGTTAAAAAGAGAGGATATAGATGCAGTTGTGATAATGAGCCCAGATTATGTTCATGAGGAGCAGGCAATAGCAGCTTTTGAAGCTGGAAAGCATGTTTTTCTGGAAAAGCCAATAGCTACCACTATTGAAGGTGGAAAGAGAGTAATTGAAAAGAGAGATGAAAGTGGAAAGACTCTTACAATTGGCTTTGTGCTTAGATATAACAAACTATATAAAAAGATGTATGAAATTGTTAATAGTGGAGCTCTAGGAGAACTTAAGACAGGCTGGGTACTTCACTCAGTTGGTGCGGGAAGCGATTGGTATTTCCATGACTGGCACAGCACCTTTGAAAATACAAGCGGTTTGCTTTTGCAAAAGGGAAGCCATGACTTTGATATTATAAACTGGATTGTAAATTCTAATGCAAAAAGATTAATGGCTTTTGGAAGTCAGGACTATTTCGGAGGAGATAAAGCTAATGAAC includes these proteins:
- a CDS encoding Gfo/Idh/MocA family protein; amino-acid sequence: MRKYRLGIIGTGMRTMFFINELLKHGRFEIKAISDIHQENMDLLCSRYEAEWDKYKDYKMLLKREDIDAVVIMSPDYVHEEQAIAAFEAGKHVFLEKPIATTIEGGKRVIEKRDESGKTLTIGFVLRYNKLYKKMYEIVNSGALGELKTGWVLHSVGAGSDWYFHDWHSTFENTSGLLLQKGSHDFDIINWIVNSNAKRLMAFGSQDYFGGDKANELVCENCEEKYNCPEATRERIVNWERYDGKKTEVLYNIWRNQCAFRKEIDVLDNHQVILEYTNGAKVSYMECHYTPDDNREYIFIGTKGKLKLDDAKDTITVQLRHSMYDRIETITYTNLQSSEGHGGGDKYIIQDFVDALDTGKQPIAGGEAGLEAILLGLKAHEAIRTGEIQEL
- a CDS encoding AraC family transcriptional regulator, giving the protein MKFVKTDLKEDIVINSVVTIHYFEFSKNYKFYGESHNFWEIVYIDKGELSILADENMYVLNQGEAIFHKPNEFHSQWCNGKVAPNIMVISFCCSSPEMKYFENKISKLNRTCKDLLSQIAKEANLCFKLPIKTDFVKQEIKLNRQPSPPKGSEQLIKIYLEQLLIYLLRENSSIDKVERMSAESKQQYHEEIAKQIENYLSKNLYSTIQFEDVASFCNLSKTTLKVIYKEVTGKSIMDFYRHLKIEEAKRLIREELFTFSEIADKLNYNSVHHFSRQFKNITGMTPSEYSISIKSDLCIRRSLK